Proteins from a single region of Palaemon carinicauda isolate YSFRI2023 chromosome 1, ASM3689809v2, whole genome shotgun sequence:
- the LOC137652516 gene encoding acidic mammalian chitinase-like — translation MKLLLLFTLVACVVYLTESKALVCYYSSKAVYRPEPFKYEVEDNDPFLCTHLNYAFAGLGEDFTIKVLDPRNDLCDDGGKCGFDRFTRLKEQNPELKTLLSVGGASEESSRYSMMAEDPATRKIFIDSTLKLLKEHKFDGIDLDWEYPTKKGGSPDDYVNFVTLLREFSEALHPEGMILTAAVSAGKNTIDPAYDVPGMSKYLDLINLMTYNFHGNWEKYTHHRSILYAHPKDEGRALTLNQDYAVNYWIEKGAPKEKLVLGLPFHAHTYTLDSAAETGIYAPASNPGPSEGGYNQICASQMTEDWTIVHEPDMNEPYGYYGLNWFAYEDSISLGIKAKYAVDKGLAGCMVWSIDADDFHGTCYGKPRPLLNAINDALNL, via the exons ATGAAGTTGCTCCTTTTATTCACGCTCGTTGCTTGCGTTGTCTATCTCACTG AATCGAAAGCTTTGGTGTGTTACTACAGTTCTAAGGCGGTGTACAGACCGGAACCTTTCAAATACGAGGTGGAGGACAATGACCCTTTCCTCTGCACCCACTTGAATTACGCCTTCGCAGGACTAGGTGAGGATTTTACCATCAAG GTTCTTGATCCACGTAACGACCTATGTGACGATGGAGGCAAATGTGGCTTCGATCGCTTCACGAGATTAAAAGAGCAAAACCCCGAACTCAAGACTTTGTTAAGCGTCGGAGGAGCGAGCGAAGAATCGTCCAGGTATTCAATG ATGGCCGAGGACCCAGCTACAAGAAAGATCTTTATTGACTCGACTTTAAAGTTACTGAAGGAACACAAATTCGATGGAATCGATTTGGATTGGGAGTACCCGACGAAGAAAGGGGGAAGTCCCGATGATTAC GTTAACTTCGTCACCCTCCTGCGAGAGTTCTCTGAAGCTCTGCATCCCGAGGGCATGATACTGACAGCTGCTGTCTCCGCCGGCAAGAACACCATTGACCCGGCTTACGACGTCCCAGGCATGTCCAAATACCTTGACCTGATCAATCTGATGACTTACAATTTTCATGGCAACTGGGAAAAGTACACACATCACCGCTCAATCCTCTACGCACATCCAAAAGATGAGGGACGCGCTCTCACCCTCAACCAG GACTATGCTGTGAACTACTGGATTGAAAAAGGGGCTCCCAAAGAGAAGTTAGTGTTGGGCCTTCCTTTccacgctcacacatacacactGGACTCAGCTGCTGAAACGGGCATCTACGCTCCAGCGTCAAATCCTGGACCCTCTGAAGGAGGATACAATCAG ATTTGTGCATCCCAAATGACGGAAGACTGGACCATAGTTCACGAGCCTGACATGAACGAACCTTATGGATATTACGGCCTCAACTGGTTTGCTTATGAAGACTCTATTTCACTTGGTATCAAA GCCAAATATGCCGTGGACAAAGGCTTAGCTGGCTGCATGGTGTGGAGCATTGACGCCGACGACTTCCACGGCACTTGTTACGGCAAACCTCGCCCTCTGCTCAACGCCATCAATGATGCACTAAATCTGTAA